A window of Drosophila subobscura isolate 14011-0131.10 chromosome E, UCBerk_Dsub_1.0, whole genome shotgun sequence contains these coding sequences:
- the LOC117892543 gene encoding uncharacterized protein LOC117892543, with product MLLASVVVCQVERLLCMPISFAVFAFLFMACALEVVLLKTTTSDPVFGRPPDDGDEAGDDESEEQIYYENLGNNYEHWARRRMRFHQRQQQQQQQQQLIT from the coding sequence atgttGCTCGCGTCCGTGGTGGTGTGCCAAGTGGAGAGATTGCTATGCATGCCGATCAGCTTTGCCGTGTTCGCCTTCCTCTTCATGGCCTGCGCCCTGGAGGTGGTTCTGCTGAAGACAACCACCAGTGATCCGGTGTTCGGGCGGCCGCCCGACGACGGGGACGAGGCCGGGGACGACGAGTCCGAGGAGCAGATCTACTATGAGAATCTCGGCAACAACTACGAGCACTGGGCCCGCCGACGGATGCGTTTCCAtcagaggcaacagcaacagcagcagcagcagcagctgattacTTAG